Proteins co-encoded in one Oikeobacillus pervagus genomic window:
- a CDS encoding methyl-accepting chemotaxis protein → MKIKTKLMMIMTILIITIIGLGSFSMSIINSTIDQNHQLKNKMEIQKGVTSIQYRLAGLSNDERGLIITGKSEYADGMRTKAKDVQNKLEKLQTLADEKKYKREIIALEKSFFEFWEINQQVMTIVDTNPKKAEDLHFGEERTLRKEVLDPKVNKIVGMLNTDVNKLKTEIENKGTWSQVALLVVVIISTLIGIILTFSLLRSILRPLSIMNQQLEEIAKGEADLTNRVRVNGKNEFGQLAHSFNSFVESLSGIIKQIGHSSELVTTSAEELSASTEQSKSASVQISESMQTIANQNNDQNHSMGSSLNSVQESLQGLLAVAASANAAAEVATTMKDRAENGAESVKKVLGQMESIDKSVHLAGEGVESFVTATTEIKEISTLITEISDQTNLLALNAAIEAARAGEHGKGFAVVAEEVRKLADQTNVSAGKIETLVRTIHNESTETVRNIELVRKNVHTGMISSERTVENFYDILDFIEQVTSQIQEVAATTHQMTADFEKVEHSIKEITVGTKKTTSHSEMIAAATEEQLASIEEISFAITSLSKLAEELQMMVSRFKV, encoded by the coding sequence GTGAAAATAAAAACAAAACTGATGATGATCATGACGATCTTAATTATTACGATTATAGGTCTTGGGTCATTTTCTATGTCTATTATTAATTCGACAATAGACCAAAATCACCAATTAAAAAATAAAATGGAGATTCAAAAGGGAGTAACATCTATCCAATATCGTTTAGCTGGTCTATCAAATGATGAAAGGGGGCTTATTATAACTGGAAAAAGTGAGTATGCTGATGGAATGAGAACAAAGGCGAAGGATGTTCAAAACAAGTTAGAAAAATTACAAACGCTTGCAGATGAGAAAAAATATAAGAGGGAGATCATCGCCTTAGAGAAAAGTTTTTTTGAATTTTGGGAAATCAATCAACAAGTGATGACGATTGTCGATACGAATCCAAAAAAGGCTGAAGATCTTCATTTTGGAGAAGAAAGAACTTTAAGAAAAGAAGTATTAGATCCTAAAGTCAATAAGATCGTTGGTATGTTAAATACAGATGTGAACAAGTTAAAAACTGAGATCGAAAATAAAGGGACATGGAGTCAAGTGGCACTTCTTGTCGTTGTCATCATTTCTACACTAATAGGGATCATTTTAACTTTCTCGCTTTTACGATCTATTCTTCGACCATTAAGTATCATGAATCAGCAATTAGAGGAGATTGCAAAAGGTGAGGCTGATCTGACCAACCGAGTTCGGGTGAATGGGAAAAATGAGTTTGGACAGTTAGCTCATTCATTTAATTCATTTGTGGAATCACTTAGTGGGATCATAAAACAAATTGGTCATTCGTCTGAATTAGTGACTACCTCTGCAGAAGAACTTTCAGCAAGTACAGAACAATCAAAATCAGCATCCGTACAAATTTCTGAATCCATGCAAACGATCGCAAATCAGAATAATGATCAAAATCATTCCATGGGGAGTAGTTTAAATTCAGTACAGGAATCTTTACAAGGCTTGCTGGCTGTTGCTGCTAGCGCAAATGCGGCCGCAGAAGTAGCCACTACGATGAAAGATCGAGCAGAAAATGGGGCAGAATCTGTAAAAAAAGTGTTAGGGCAAATGGAATCAATTGATAAGTCTGTTCACCTTGCGGGTGAGGGTGTTGAATCATTTGTAACAGCTACGACGGAAATTAAAGAAATTTCAACGCTTATAACTGAAATTTCAGACCAAACCAATCTACTCGCCTTGAATGCTGCGATTGAGGCAGCGAGAGCAGGGGAACATGGAAAAGGATTTGCTGTTGTCGCAGAAGAAGTGAGGAAATTAGCCGATCAAACAAATGTTTCGGCGGGAAAAATTGAAACCCTCGTCCGAACCATTCATAATGAATCAACTGAAACCGTAAGAAATATTGAACTTGTTCGTAAAAATGTTCATACAGGGATGATTTCATCAGAGCGAACCGTGGAAAATTTTTATGATATACTTGATTTCATTGAACAAGTGACATCGCAAATACAAGAGGTGGCTGCAACAACACACCAAATGACAGCAGACTTTGAAAAAGTAGAACACTCCATAAAGGAAATTACCGTGGGAACGAAAAAAACAACGTCGCATTCAGAAATGATTGCAGCCGCAACCGAGGAGCAATTAGCCTCAATCGAGGAAATTTCCTTCGCCATCACTTCATTATCAAAACTAGCAGAAGAACTACAAATGATGGTATCTCGATTCAAAGTTTAA
- a CDS encoding YeeE/YedE family protein: MTQPSITTQSKWDHKSTTFVSRLNPMQKTLVSAGIIIAIILLLSIVSVANWTQGVLFIIGLALGITLLYARFGFTSAFRRLVSVGNVQGLQAHMLMLAIASILFALILGSGISFTGITPAGYISPVGVSLLFGSFIFGIGMQLGNGCASGTLYQVGGGASSMLLTLPAFIAGSVLGAYHFTFWMEDTPSFQPFSLAESTGLGYSGALIVQLILFAIIYWITIQIAQRKNPPMMKPLATTTGWKKVIRGAWPLFTAAIVLAILNAFVLTVRGTPWGITSAFALWGGKILMAMGVDVASWRFFSGASGDALTQTVLADSTSVMNFGIILGAFISAAAQGTFKPKKIKPGIAAASIVGGLLMGYGSRLAFGCNIGAYFSGIASFSLHGWVWAIMALLGTYVALFIRPLFGLKNPKSTDTFC, encoded by the coding sequence ATGACTCAACCTTCGATTACTACACAATCTAAATGGGATCATAAATCAACGACCTTTGTATCACGTCTCAATCCCATGCAAAAAACTCTTGTGTCAGCAGGAATTATCATTGCTATCATTCTACTTTTATCCATTGTTTCTGTTGCAAATTGGACACAAGGTGTACTATTTATCATCGGTCTAGCATTAGGTATCACACTTTTATATGCACGGTTTGGATTTACTTCAGCTTTCCGTCGGCTTGTGTCTGTTGGCAATGTCCAAGGTTTACAAGCACATATGCTCATGCTTGCAATTGCATCCATTTTATTTGCTCTCATCCTCGGGTCAGGTATCAGCTTTACTGGGATAACACCTGCAGGATATATCTCACCTGTTGGCGTAAGTTTACTATTTGGTTCCTTTATTTTTGGAATCGGAATGCAACTAGGAAATGGATGTGCTTCTGGAACACTATATCAAGTTGGCGGTGGAGCTTCTTCCATGTTATTAACCCTTCCAGCCTTTATCGCCGGGTCTGTCCTTGGGGCTTATCATTTTACTTTTTGGATGGAGGATACCCCTTCATTTCAACCATTTTCTTTAGCTGAATCTACAGGACTTGGTTATTCAGGGGCATTAATCGTACAATTAATTCTTTTCGCCATCATTTATTGGATAACGATTCAAATTGCCCAAAGAAAGAATCCACCAATGATGAAGCCACTTGCCACAACGACTGGATGGAAAAAAGTCATCCGCGGGGCTTGGCCATTATTTACCGCTGCTATTGTTTTAGCTATTTTAAATGCATTCGTGTTAACGGTGAGAGGAACTCCTTGGGGGATTACTTCAGCATTTGCTCTTTGGGGTGGAAAGATCCTCATGGCTATGGGTGTTGATGTAGCAAGTTGGAGATTTTTCTCCGGTGCTAGTGGGGATGCTCTTACTCAAACTGTCCTAGCTGATTCTACTAGTGTCATGAATTTCGGCATTATTTTAGGGGCGTTTATTTCAGCAGCCGCTCAAGGTACCTTTAAGCCAAAGAAAATAAAACCAGGAATTGCAGCAGCTTCTATCGTTGGCGGGCTTTTGATGGGATACGGTTCCCGTCTTGCTTTCGGATGTAATATTGGAGCCTATTTTAGTGGAATTGCTTCTTTCAGTCTTCATGGCTGGGTTTGGGCCATCATGGCCTTGCTTGGAACTTATGTTGCTTTATTTATCCGTCCACTTTTCGGTTTAAAAAATCCAAAGTCAACCGATACATTTTGTTAG
- a CDS encoding MOSC domain-containing protein: MDILLEKVFVGKPKTVGKKEAKEPMDREWTSGIFKEPVQGPIWVGKTNVAGDGQADLKHHGGPEKAVFAYPTSHYIYWQKELGSVGMMAGGMGENFSMGNITEEMISIGDTFQIGEAIVQVSQPRQPCWKPARRFKIKNLALLLQNTGRTGWYFRVLKEGFVEEGQKFILLDRPFAEWTVAKCNEIMHVDKRNLEKAQELANIDLLAINWRTTLRNRVEKGESQDIRNRVLGPNE, from the coding sequence GTGGATATTTTATTAGAAAAAGTATTTGTAGGGAAACCAAAAACGGTTGGGAAAAAAGAGGCAAAGGAACCGATGGATCGTGAATGGACAAGTGGAATTTTTAAAGAACCCGTCCAAGGGCCAATTTGGGTTGGAAAAACAAATGTAGCGGGGGATGGGCAAGCCGACTTAAAGCATCATGGAGGGCCGGAAAAAGCTGTGTTTGCTTACCCAACTTCCCATTATATCTATTGGCAAAAAGAGTTAGGGTCTGTTGGTATGATGGCAGGTGGAATGGGAGAAAATTTCTCAATGGGAAATATTACAGAAGAGATGATTTCGATTGGTGACACATTTCAAATTGGTGAGGCGATCGTCCAAGTTTCACAGCCAAGACAACCATGTTGGAAGCCTGCACGCCGATTTAAAATAAAAAATTTAGCATTATTACTGCAAAATACCGGAAGAACGGGTTGGTATTTTCGTGTATTAAAAGAAGGATTCGTTGAAGAAGGGCAAAAGTTCATTTTGTTAGACCGCCCATTTGCAGAGTGGACGGTTGCTAAATGTAATGAGATTATGCATGTGGATAAACGGAATTTGGAAAAGGCTCAAGAACTTGCGAATATCGACTTACTTGCAATTAATTGGAGAACGACTTTAAGAAATCGTGTGGAAAAAGGAGAGTCTCAAGATATTCGTAATCGAGTGCTCGGACCAAATGAATAA
- a CDS encoding SEC-C metal-binding domain-containing protein, producing MKKIGRNDLCPCGSGKKYKKCCGKSNVVSMDRLVENELKEIQLDIFQYSRKYSVEIDEYVEELCDDFDVPYEALDIFHFFVSTWYITYVKLSGQTILEEFIDGHLHTFTRQRIKEIVKSWAVSNITPSISMILEQDNQLTLTLQDIFTNEVKKVKELGESRDVEVGGLVLGTILPAGEKNVFLTSFIDLPSGQTDGMQSYLLKLYEDSGKENPKDFTSEFFPEILSLFMFGIPEQSMENLTWNLPEHKKVADEFMDYMSDVKNSEIVTDLGLLIWHRFCEKRNPKIKKVDLYVAVLVYFVSRMSEFSWGITQKRLAEEFNVSASSISAKYNEMEEIFYEEINRLKDENLSSFYDEEDIDSSAPFNTRMTMERELRKLERKMENMNFESLDEVNEFMNQQINHPKTASEPLSNKEKAQELLFDAYETTGPKRFQLAKKALKLYPNSPDAYLILAEEYEWEPLKQLKLYRKGIEAGEKDLGHDFFKKNKGHFWGIVSTRPYMRVKYEYGVLLMDLQKYEEAIKQLEDLLALNPSDNQGVRYELFLAYVECGLLNKAKSLLMQYPEVTANGAYNEALLGYLENGLSNKVKIQMGKAKEKNPYVIDFLIGKKKLPLSAPAAYQIGETSEAIIYAIDHHHIWNKHPEAIEWLKRI from the coding sequence ATGAAAAAGATTGGTCGGAACGATTTATGCCCTTGTGGGAGTGGGAAGAAGTACAAAAAATGTTGTGGAAAGAGTAATGTAGTTTCAATGGATCGATTAGTCGAAAATGAATTGAAGGAGATTCAACTAGATATTTTTCAATATTCCCGGAAATACTCCGTGGAAATAGATGAGTACGTTGAGGAACTATGTGATGATTTTGATGTTCCTTATGAAGCGTTAGATATTTTTCACTTTTTCGTTTCAACTTGGTATATTACATATGTCAAACTATCGGGACAAACCATTTTAGAGGAGTTTATAGATGGTCATTTACACACATTTACTAGACAGAGAATAAAAGAAATAGTGAAATCATGGGCAGTTTCTAATATTACTCCTTCGATTTCAATGATCCTTGAGCAAGACAATCAATTGACTTTAACTTTACAGGATATTTTTACAAATGAGGTCAAGAAGGTTAAAGAGCTAGGTGAAAGTCGCGATGTAGAAGTGGGTGGACTTGTACTTGGTACCATTTTACCAGCAGGAGAAAAAAACGTATTTCTCACAAGCTTTATTGATTTACCATCCGGACAAACTGATGGAATGCAGTCATATCTGCTTAAGCTTTATGAAGATAGTGGGAAAGAGAATCCTAAAGATTTTACTTCTGAATTTTTCCCTGAAATCCTTTCGCTATTTATGTTTGGAATTCCTGAACAATCGATGGAAAATTTAACATGGAATTTACCAGAACATAAGAAAGTTGCCGATGAGTTTATGGATTATATGTCTGATGTCAAAAATAGTGAGATAGTGACTGATTTAGGGCTACTTATATGGCATCGATTCTGTGAAAAGCGAAATCCAAAAATTAAAAAAGTTGATTTATATGTAGCTGTGCTTGTTTATTTTGTAAGTCGAATGTCTGAATTCTCCTGGGGGATTACGCAAAAAAGATTGGCAGAGGAATTTAATGTGTCGGCAAGTAGTATTTCAGCAAAATATAATGAAATGGAAGAAATCTTTTATGAAGAAATAAACCGTCTAAAGGATGAAAATTTGTCGTCATTTTATGATGAAGAAGATATTGATTCGAGTGCCCCTTTTAATACAAGAATGACCATGGAACGTGAGCTTCGTAAGTTAGAGCGTAAAATGGAGAATATGAATTTTGAATCATTGGATGAAGTAAATGAATTCATGAATCAACAAATCAACCATCCTAAAACGGCATCGGAACCTTTATCAAATAAAGAAAAAGCACAAGAATTATTATTTGATGCTTATGAAACGACGGGCCCTAAACGATTTCAATTAGCCAAAAAAGCATTGAAACTATATCCAAATAGTCCGGATGCTTATCTTATTTTAGCAGAAGAATATGAATGGGAGCCTTTGAAACAACTTAAACTGTATCGTAAAGGTATTGAAGCTGGAGAAAAAGATTTAGGACACGATTTTTTCAAAAAGAATAAAGGCCATTTTTGGGGAATTGTTAGTACCAGACCTTATATGCGGGTGAAATATGAGTATGGTGTTCTTTTAATGGACTTACAAAAATATGAAGAAGCGATTAAACAACTTGAAGATCTTTTAGCGTTAAACCCATCAGATAATCAGGGAGTTCGCTATGAATTATTCCTTGCTTATGTGGAATGTGGATTACTGAATAAGGCAAAATCATTATTAATGCAATATCCTGAGGTCACAGCAAATGGGGCATATAACGAAGCACTCCTTGGGTATTTGGAGAATGGGTTGTCAAATAAAGTAAAAATACAAATGGGAAAAGCAAAGGAAAAAAATCCGTATGTAATTGATTTTTTAATTGGTAAAAAGAAGCTTCCGCTATCTGCTCCGGCAGCTTATCAGATTGGTGAAACATCTGAAGCGATCATTTATGCCATAGATCATCACCATATTTGGAATAAGCATCCAGAAGCAATAGAATGGCTTAAGCGCATATAA
- a CDS encoding MFS transporter, with the protein MNGLSKQEKSWTMYDWANSAYSLIITTAVFPLYFKAVASDAGLTGPTSTAYWGYANSIATFIISILAPLLGTIADFKGFKKKFFAFFFGLGVVFTTILAVVPTDQWLFLLFCYVFTVIGFAGANIFYDAFLVDVTNDERMNRVSSRGFAIGYIGSTIPFVISVALILLAQNSTIPITVETASKAAFAITALWWGLFTIPLLKNVQQNYYVERVNNPVVYSFEKIFNTLKSIRSYKPIFLFLLAYFFYIDGVHTVITMSTAYGSDLGISSSNLLIILFVTQIVAAPFAILYGKLADIFKGKIMLFVGIGMYIIICSYAYFLETTLDFWILAMLVASSQGGIQALSRAYFAKLVPKESVNEFFGFYNIFYKFATILGPMLVGVTAQITGNTNSGVFSLIILFFIGGIILWKVPEKKRVDPSSGISIN; encoded by the coding sequence ATGAACGGTTTATCCAAGCAAGAGAAAAGCTGGACTATGTATGATTGGGCCAACTCTGCCTATTCACTTATTATCACAACAGCTGTCTTTCCATTGTATTTTAAAGCGGTTGCTTCTGACGCTGGCTTAACTGGTCCAACATCTACTGCCTATTGGGGTTATGCAAACTCAATTGCGACATTCATCATTTCGATTTTAGCTCCTCTACTTGGGACGATTGCTGATTTTAAAGGTTTTAAGAAGAAGTTTTTTGCTTTTTTCTTTGGACTAGGTGTAGTATTTACAACGATTCTCGCTGTTGTGCCAACAGATCAGTGGTTGTTTTTGCTATTTTGCTATGTGTTCACAGTTATAGGTTTTGCAGGGGCAAATATTTTCTATGATGCCTTTCTTGTTGATGTTACGAATGATGAACGTATGAATAGGGTTTCTTCGAGGGGATTTGCGATTGGCTATATCGGAAGTACTATTCCATTTGTGATCAGTGTTGCGCTTATTCTGTTAGCCCAAAATTCCACGATTCCAATCACAGTCGAAACGGCTAGTAAAGCTGCATTTGCGATCACAGCTCTTTGGTGGGGGTTATTTACAATCCCTCTTCTGAAAAATGTACAACAGAATTATTATGTGGAACGTGTAAATAATCCTGTTGTTTATAGTTTTGAGAAGATTTTTAATACTTTGAAAAGTATTCGATCCTATAAACCGATCTTCTTGTTTCTTCTTGCTTACTTTTTCTATATCGATGGGGTTCATACCGTCATTACGATGTCAACCGCCTACGGGTCAGATCTTGGAATTAGCTCTTCAAACCTTCTAATCATTTTATTTGTTACGCAAATCGTTGCGGCACCTTTTGCAATTTTATACGGAAAACTGGCTGATATTTTTAAGGGGAAAATCATGTTATTTGTGGGAATCGGAATGTATATCATTATTTGTTCTTATGCTTATTTTTTAGAAACGACACTCGATTTTTGGATCCTTGCGATGCTTGTGGCTTCTTCCCAAGGAGGTATACAGGCATTGAGTAGAGCGTATTTTGCCAAACTTGTTCCGAAAGAATCAGTCAATGAATTTTTCGGATTTTACAATATCTTTTATAAGTTTGCGACCATTCTCGGCCCCATGTTAGTCGGTGTAACAGCACAAATAACGGGAAATACAAATAGTGGTGTGTTTAGTTTAATCATTTTATTTTTTATCGGTGGCATCATTCTTTGGAAAGTTCCTGAGAAAAAAAGAGTAGATCCATCCTCGGGCATTTCGATCAATTGA
- a CDS encoding ABC transporter ATP-binding protein — protein MAVLQLVNVKKVYGKGHNQVNALKETNFTANKGELIAIIGPSGSGKSTFLTIAGGLQTPTEGDVIINGQSLISLNEKKRSKIRLQEVGFILQASNLVPFLTVDMQMKLLDKVKKGNMSKNKLNKLYEDLGITRLRNKYPADLSGGERQRVAITKALYSNPSVILADEPTASLDSERAFEVMELLKNETKNKETTTIVVTHDTRLIQYFDRVYKMTDGVLKLEKELVEMM, from the coding sequence ATGGCCGTTTTACAATTAGTGAATGTGAAGAAAGTATATGGAAAAGGTCATAACCAAGTAAATGCCTTAAAGGAAACAAATTTTACTGCAAATAAAGGAGAACTGATTGCGATTATCGGGCCATCAGGGTCAGGAAAAAGTACTTTTTTAACAATTGCAGGTGGATTACAAACTCCCACTGAAGGGGATGTGATCATTAATGGGCAAAGTTTAATTTCATTAAATGAAAAAAAACGCTCAAAAATTCGCTTGCAAGAAGTTGGATTTATTTTGCAGGCATCCAATCTTGTCCCTTTCTTAACTGTAGATATGCAAATGAAGTTATTGGATAAAGTAAAGAAAGGAAATATGTCAAAGAATAAATTAAACAAGCTCTATGAAGACTTAGGAATTACCCGCTTGAGAAATAAATATCCTGCTGATTTATCGGGTGGAGAACGTCAAAGGGTTGCCATTACCAAAGCCTTGTATAGTAATCCATCTGTCATTCTTGCGGATGAACCGACTGCCTCACTAGATTCTGAACGTGCTTTTGAAGTAATGGAACTGTTAAAAAATGAAACAAAAAATAAAGAGACAACGACTATTGTCGTGACACATGATACAAGATTAATTCAATATTTCGATCGTGTTTATAAAATGACAGATGGCGTATTAAAATTAGAGAAAGAATTAGTTGAAATGATGTAA
- a CDS encoding ABC transporter permease produces the protein MFLAWNEIRKNKFRYILISGVLMLIAYLVFFLSGLANGLENMNRDAIDKWKATGIILTKESDKSLPQSSMYLDEAKKLKGVENAIIGQLNTIARNEKVKANVSIFGIERDSFLQPKIIEGEMYSKVYEVVASESLKNDGFSLGDQLQLSATDKVLTIVGFTSQSRFNASPVVYTRLDTLQQVKYGGAYSENQDRINGIVIRTSDLSSVKTSPELEVVEIESFIEHLPGYTEQGLTLQIMIYFLFVISAVIVAIFLYVLTVQKKSMFGVMKAQGISNRFLAQSVVVQTFLVTAIGVVLGFVLTVVTGMFLPNAVPVSFDYITMILYGVILIAVAILGAIFSVVSIVKIDPLKAIGG, from the coding sequence ATGTTTTTAGCTTGGAATGAAATTAGAAAAAATAAATTTAGGTATATTTTAATTTCCGGTGTGCTGATGCTTATTGCCTACCTAGTCTTTTTCTTGTCGGGGCTTGCCAATGGTCTTGAGAATATGAACCGTGACGCTATAGATAAATGGAAGGCTACGGGAATTATTTTGACTAAGGAATCGGATAAAAGTTTACCACAATCATCTATGTATTTAGATGAAGCAAAAAAATTAAAAGGTGTGGAGAATGCGATAATTGGTCAGCTTAACACCATTGCAAGAAATGAAAAGGTGAAGGCGAATGTTTCGATTTTTGGGATCGAGAGGGATAGTTTCCTTCAACCAAAGATCATCGAGGGGGAAATGTACTCTAAGGTGTATGAGGTAGTGGCTAGCGAATCTTTGAAGAATGATGGCTTCTCATTAGGAGATCAACTTCAACTTTCTGCTACAGATAAAGTTTTAACCATTGTTGGTTTTACGAGTCAATCGCGATTTAATGCTTCTCCGGTTGTCTATACAAGACTTGACACCTTACAACAGGTGAAATATGGGGGAGCTTATTCTGAAAATCAAGACAGAATTAACGGAATCGTGATACGTACATCGGATTTATCCTCTGTTAAGACTTCCCCTGAACTTGAAGTGGTCGAGATTGAATCCTTTATTGAGCATTTACCAGGATATACAGAACAAGGATTAACGTTACAAATTATGATTTATTTTTTATTTGTTATATCTGCCGTCATTGTAGCTATTTTCCTTTATGTTTTAACCGTTCAAAAGAAGAGTATGTTTGGTGTGATGAAGGCTCAAGGGATTTCTAATCGTTTTCTTGCTCAGTCTGTTGTTGTGCAAACCTTTTTAGTAACTGCAATTGGGGTGGTTTTAGGGTTTGTGTTGACGGTCGTAACGGGGATGTTTTTACCTAATGCGGTGCCAGTGTCGTTCGATTATATCACAATGATTTTATATGGTGTTATCCTAATAGCTGTTGCGATATTGGGTGCAATTTTTTCAGTCGTTTCGATTGTGAAAATAGATCCATTGAAAGCGATAGGGGGATAA
- a CDS encoding DUF1648 domain-containing protein, producing MSNSWKRPKLIIPKTKGEWVWDIVGFFFYFGSIIFLISVWNILPEKVPAHYNAAGEVDRWGSKWELIILPSVGLCTLLFMQVFEKFPEVHNYPKRFNESNAEQFYLHSRKMLNQLKNICLIIFALILFESVTIALGWSGGFGIWFIPIVILGTGIPIILGIVKQRKIK from the coding sequence ATGTCCAATTCTTGGAAACGTCCTAAATTAATTATTCCAAAGACAAAGGGTGAATGGGTTTGGGACATCGTGGGTTTTTTCTTTTATTTTGGATCGATTATTTTTCTAATATCTGTTTGGAATATTCTCCCTGAAAAAGTTCCCGCTCATTATAATGCTGCTGGAGAGGTGGATCGCTGGGGATCAAAATGGGAACTCATCATATTACCTAGTGTAGGGCTATGTACACTTCTTTTCATGCAAGTGTTTGAGAAATTTCCTGAAGTACATAATTATCCGAAAAGATTCAATGAATCGAATGCTGAACAGTTTTATTTGCACAGTCGGAAAATGCTGAATCAGTTGAAAAATATTTGTTTAATCATTTTTGCGCTTATTTTATTTGAATCGGTTACTATTGCTTTAGGATGGAGTGGTGGCTTTGGAATATGGTTCATACCGATTGTCATTTTAGGTACCGGAATTCCAATCATATTGGGGATTGTCAAGCAGAGAAAAATTAAATAA
- the exaC gene encoding acetaldehyde dehydrogenase ExaC: protein MIYANPNTPGAIIDFKEKYDNFIGGKWVAPVKGQYFENKSPVTGEVFTKAARSTAEDIELALDAAHAAKDAWGKTSPAERARILNKIADRLEENLEKIAVAETWDNGKAVRETLNADIPLAIDHFRYFASAIRAQEGRTTQLDNDTVAYHFQEPLGVVGQIIPWNFPILMAVWKIAPALAAGNCIVLKPAEQTPASIMVLVELIQDLLPAGVLNVVNGFGIEVGKPLATNPRISKVAFTGSTAVGRQIMQYATENIIPVTLELGGKSPNVFFEDVMDQDDDFLDKAIEGFVMFALNSGEICTCPSRALIQESIYDKFMERALERVQAIKIGNPLDTEVMMGAQASNQQKEKILSYIKLGKEEGAECLIGGEENHLEGKLANGNYIKPTVFKGHNKMRIFQEEIFGPVLAVTTFKDFDEAMKIANDTLYGLGAGVWSRSGDIAYRAGRGIQAGRVWTNTYHQYPAGAAFGGYKMSGIGRENHAMMLDHYQQTKCLLVSYDKKPQGFF, encoded by the coding sequence ATGATTTATGCAAATCCGAATACCCCAGGGGCTATAATTGACTTCAAAGAAAAATACGACAATTTCATTGGTGGCAAATGGGTTGCTCCTGTAAAAGGCCAATACTTTGAAAACAAATCTCCAGTTACCGGTGAAGTTTTTACAAAAGCTGCTCGTTCCACAGCAGAGGATATTGAATTAGCATTAGATGCAGCACATGCAGCTAAAGATGCCTGGGGCAAAACTTCCCCAGCTGAGCGTGCTCGTATTTTAAATAAAATTGCAGATCGTTTAGAAGAAAATTTAGAAAAAATCGCTGTTGCTGAAACTTGGGATAATGGGAAAGCTGTCCGTGAAACATTAAATGCGGATATTCCGTTAGCAATCGATCATTTCCGTTATTTCGCTAGTGCTATTCGTGCTCAAGAAGGACGTACAACTCAATTAGACAATGATACAGTAGCTTATCATTTCCAAGAACCACTTGGTGTTGTCGGACAAATTATTCCATGGAACTTCCCAATTTTAATGGCAGTATGGAAAATTGCCCCGGCTCTAGCAGCAGGTAACTGTATTGTTTTAAAACCAGCTGAACAAACTCCAGCTTCTATCATGGTATTAGTAGAGTTAATTCAAGACTTGCTTCCTGCAGGTGTTCTTAATGTAGTGAATGGTTTCGGTATTGAAGTCGGAAAACCACTTGCTACGAACCCACGTATTTCAAAAGTCGCATTCACTGGTTCAACTGCAGTTGGCCGTCAAATTATGCAATATGCAACTGAAAATATTATCCCTGTCACTCTTGAACTTGGTGGTAAATCACCAAACGTATTCTTTGAAGATGTGATGGACCAAGATGATGATTTCTTAGATAAAGCAATCGAAGGCTTTGTCATGTTCGCTTTAAATTCCGGTGAAATTTGTACTTGTCCTTCTCGTGCATTAATCCAAGAATCAATCTATGACAAATTTATGGAACGTGCATTAGAACGCGTACAAGCGATAAAAATTGGAAATCCACTAGATACAGAAGTGATGATGGGTGCGCAAGCTTCTAATCAACAAAAAGAAAAAATCCTTTCTTATATCAAACTTGGGAAAGAAGAAGGTGCTGAATGCTTAATTGGTGGTGAAGAAAACCATCTTGAAGGGAAACTTGCAAATGGGAACTACATCAAACCAACTGTATTCAAAGGTCATAATAAAATGCGTATTTTCCAAGAGGAAATTTTCGGACCTGTTCTTGCGGTTACAACATTCAAAGACTTCGATGAAGCGATGAAAATTGCCAATGATACACTTTACGGCTTAGGTGCAGGTGTATGGTCACGTAGCGGTGATATTGCTTACCGTGCAGGCCGTGGTATCCAAGCTGGTCGTGTTTGGACTAATACTTACCATCAATATCCAGCAGGCGCAGCATTTGGCGGATATAAAATGTCTGGTATCGGCCGTGAAAATCATGCAATGATGTTAGATCACTATCAACAAACAAAATGTTTATTAGTAAGTTACGATAAAAAGCCTCAAGGATTCTTCTAA